In Lodderomyces elongisporus chromosome 1, complete sequence, a genomic segment contains:
- the utp7 gene encoding putative U3 small nucleolar RNA-associated protein 7 (BUSCO:EOG09261UMG): MAEPRNEKPGNAVARSSSRRKHKFSKDKKLNSKLERINREQKEAKLAAAGTSYLLPEEAGFLEADGPMEKTFKFKQDEIVKAVDASTARKKFELKLPEFGPYQFDYSRNGRDLLLGGKKGHVASMDWRTGHLNCELHLNETVHAVKYLQNEQYFAVAQKKYTFIYDKEGTELHRLKQHIESTLLDFLPYHFLLVGAGHTGFLKYHDVSTGELVSELRTKMGPTLAMKQNPWNAIMHLGHGNGQVSLWSPNAPEPLVKMQSSRGPIRDLAIDREGKYMVVSGADKTMKVWDLRKFKELDHYYTQTPASSLDISDTGLLSVGWSSHVTIWKDLFKGAHQSDPYMNHLIPGSKVDKVKFAPFEDILGVGHQTGFNSLIVPGAGEANFDALEINPYESAKQRQEQEVRSLLNKLPADSISIDPNMIGTVDKRAKSIRLKPGEISDLSASGDANSANKMEVKPDVKGKNSALRRHLRRKRENVIDQRKLRIEKNLRNEKEARARRLRMERDADDNEDVLKPVLARFN; encoded by the coding sequence ATGGCAGAACCCAGAAACGAAAAGCCCGGCAACGCCGTGGCCCGCAGCCTGCTGCGAAGAAAACACAAATTCTCTAAAGACAAGAAACTAAACTCGAAATTGGAGCGAATAAATAGGGAACAAAAAGAGGCTAAGCTTGCTGCTGCAGGGACCAGCTACCTTTTGCCTGAAGAGGCTGGGTTCTTGGAGGCCGATGGTCCCATGGAAAAAAccttcaaattcaaacaagatgaaaTTGTGAAGGCTGTGGATGCAAGTACTGCTCggaaaaaatttgaattgAAATTACCTGAGTTTGGACCGTACCAGTTTGACTACTCTAGGAATGGAAGGGACTTGTTACTCGGGGGTAAGAAGGGTCATGTTGCTTCAATGGATTGGAGAACTGGCCATTTGAACTGTGAGTTGCATCTTAATGAAACAGTACATGCGGTGAAATACTTGCAAAATGAACAATACTTTGCTGTTGCACAGAAAAAGTATACCTTTATATATGACAAGGAAGGAACAGAGCTCCATAGGTTGAAACAGCATATCGAGTCCACATTGCTTGATTTTTTACCGTACCattttttgcttgttgGGGCAGGACATACGGGTTTTTTGAAATACCACGATGTTTCCACTGGTGAGTTGGTTAGCGAATTGAGAACTAAAATGGGGCCCACCTTGGCGATGAAGCAAAACCCTTGGAATGCAATAATGCACTTGGGCCATGGAAATGGCCAAGTGAGTTTATGGTCACCCAATGCACCCGAACCATTGGTGAAGATGCAATCATCGCGTGGTCCGATTAGAGACTTGGCAATAGATAGGGAAGGTAAATACATGGTTGTTAGTGGAGCAGATAAAACCATGAAAGTTTGGGATTTGCGTAAATTTAAAGAGTTGGACCACTATTACACGCAAACACCAGCATCTTCGCTCGACATTTCCGATACGGGTCTTTTGTCAGTTGGTTGGAGCTCGCATGTTACCATATGGAAAGATCTTTTCAAAGGCGCACACCAGCTGGACCCATATATGAACCATTTAATCCCGGGTTCAAAAGTAGACAAAGTAAAGTTTGCTCCATTTGAGGATATACTTGGTGTTGGCCATCAAACTGGGTTCAACTCGCTTATTGTGCCTGGTGCTGGTGAAGCCAACTTCGATGCCTTGGAGATCAATCCATACGAATCTGCTAAACAGAGGCAAGAACAAGAGGTTAGATCCTTGCTCAACAAGTTACCAGCTGATTCCATATCCATTGATCCAAACATGATTGGAACTGTTGATAAGCGGGCAAAATCCATCCGCTTGAAACCGGGCGAGATTTCTGATTTAAGCGCTAGTGGTGATGCCAATAGTGCAAACAAGATGGAGGTCAAGCCTGATGTCAAGGGCAAAAATTCAGCATTGAGGCGACATttgagaagaaagagggagAATGTTATTGATCAAAGGAAATTGAGGATCGAGAAGAATTTgagaaacgaaaaagagGCAAGAGCCAGGCGCTTGAGAATGGAAAGAGATGCtgatgataatgaagaTGTGTTGAAACCTGTACTTGCAAGATTTAACTAG
- the MSN4 gene encoding zf-C2H2 Zinc finger, C2H2 type: MLSTLPKSQTIPNNTSSAHKENKQNNDDAFIMNIGYSPIDEVASHQQLNNQQQQQQQQQEQSSKQSQQHPDRRSSYSQPVSSDTVLDLNNETFFKTNYNLGSANSTLATEPGIVVDTDLSTAIVDNPNSSSSNVENHSQSPNNHHEQTESQTKRTFAKISQPMHQQHQYQYQNGVAANSVQTGNKNSINSFSTNALIDLEEDLPSNISYNSLNSYFATPNASISSASSTSSSQQQQQQQHSACINNLPENSKFPVTPTVQQYMQFPKQMRQHSSTLPIDQLTSLSLRTPSSVSSTAAYATTNNISGNNQFGSNQYQSQQPQLQFYFQDLKQPDFDFVGEFTNAGTSGEYSQSQMQSQMEQQNQTEIQTQTQNSSLPVSINENTGLINLDLNAIEAATAAAAVANSTRNSVDYYVNPDEQPTETTVNPRQLVNHRFTTSVSSPSLTTVFGVNQNTMNSSLQRQQMQQQLSQQQQQQQQQQQPQQGYQPHDQSQPLVQLPTQNTQPRSQSWTMHTQFPLNQPPPPALESNAKSHAKSLSASQFDFNFNYNFFWPNDNTDFINDVSGGAMTSTSNSGSNDGSNDGSNDGTNAATGGENDFSEMQGVEHFDQGIDPISVISKLGNSGNLTSSPSSSLKSSTMRPNNMNIRPTKARSHSYSNGMHSGRGGTRRNSIQSTSHNSASFSGVSSSTALSSSLSSASASASAAAAAASSSSSLSSSSVASANTNQSIGSRLLEEQELQYRALQSQGINPFQASLLTFAAGQFENINESEETIESGSLTKSSQQKKKRRKSSAATTGVGVSTKENKPQRLHQETSRKESAGTRNSSSSSSLITNSPSISPTSSAQFDPATSDRKTVILTKKELSGVPRGNFNVGKKGVDNGGGDNIGDVDEGNNNNGSNDNSNNEAGGAGAVGAVIVQNNQGNFPCTNCEKQFKRSEHLKRHIRSVHSNIRPYECKYCDKKFSRSDNLAQHLKTHVKTDANGEVTIVFGNVSHHTKKDKDKDKDKDKLDKEKEKERGKRKFKKQ; this comes from the coding sequence atGCTTTCAACATTACCTAAATCCCAAACAATTCCCAATAACACTTCATCAGCACATAAAGAGAACAAGCAAAATAATGACGATGCTTTTATTATGAATATTGGCTATAGCCCAATTGACGAAGTAGCATCTCATCAGCAACTAAataaccaacaacaacaacaacaacaacaacaagaacaactgCTGaagcaactgcaacaacaccCGGACAGAAGATCCTCCTATAGTCAACCAGTCAGTAGTGATACTGTTCTAGACTTGAATAATGAgacatttttcaaaaccaaCTACAATTTAGGATCAGCAAACTCGACATTGGCCACTGAGCCAGGCATTGTGGTGGATACAGACTTGAGCACAGCCATTGTCGACAATCCCAATTCCAGCTCTTCAAATGTAGAAAACCATAGTCAGAGCCCAAATAACCACCATGAACAAACAGAATCACAAACTAAAAGGACATTTGCCAAAATACTGCAACCTatgcaccaacaacaccagtACCAGTACCAGAATGGAGTAGCTGCCAACTCTGTGCAAACAGGCAACAAGAATTCTATCAACAGCTTTAGCACAAATGCATTGATTGATTTGGAAGAAGATTTACCAAGTAACATCTCGTACAATTCTTTGAACAGCTATTTTGCAACACCAAATGCTTCCATAAGCTCTGCCTCCTCGACTTCATCGtcacagcagcaacaacagcaacaacactCCGCTTGCATCAACAACTTGCCTGAAAACTCCAAATTTCCTGTAACTCCAACTGTCCAACAATATATGCAATTCCCCAAACAGATGAGACAACATTCAAGCACATTACCAATTGATCAGTTAACACTGCTTAGCTTGAGAACTCCAAGCTCTGTCTCTTCTACTGCAGCGTATGCAACTACCAATAACATTCTGGGCAATAATCAGTTTGGATCAAATCAATACCAACTGCAGCAACCCCAGCTACAATTTTACTTTCAAGACTTGAAACAACCTGATTTTGACTTTGTTGGCGAGTTCACTAATGCAGGCACTAGTGGTGAATACCTGCAGCTGCAAATGCAAAGTCAAATggaacaacaaaatcaaaccgaaattcaaactcaaactcaaaactCGAGTTTACCTGTCTCAATCAATGAAAATACTGGATTGATCAATTTGGACTTGAATGCAATCGAAGCTgccactgctgctgctgctgttgcaaATTCCACAAGAAACAGCGTGGACTATTATGTAAATCCAGATGAGCAGCCAACCGAAACAACAGTAAACCCACGCCAACTAGTCAATCATAGATTTACTACGTCAGTGAGTTCACCTAGTTTGACCACAGTCTTTGGTGTAAATCAGAATACCATGAATAGTAGTTTGCAACGTCAACaaatgcaacaacaattactgcaacaacaacaacaacaacaacaacaacaacaaccgcAACAGGGATACCAACCACATGATCAATCTCAACCGTTGGTACAACTTCCAACTCAAAACACACAGCCAAGGTCTCAACTGTGGACAATGCATACACAGTTTCCTTTGAATCAACCACCTCCACCAGCATTAGAGTCCAATGCAAAATCACATGCGAAAAGTCTTTCCGCCTCTCAGTTTGACTTCAACTTTAACTATAACTTTTTCTGGCCGAATGACAACACAGACTTTATAAATGATGTTTCCGGTGGTGCCATGACCAGTACCTCAAACAGTGGTTCAAACGATGGTTCAAACGATGGTTCAAACGATGGTACCAACGCGGCTACTGGAGGCGAGAATGACTTTAGCGAAATGCAAGGTGTAGAGCATTTTGACCAAGGCATTGACCCTATCTCGGTCATTTCTAAATTAGGAAATAGTGGTAACTTaacatcatcaccatcatcatcattgaaATCGTCCACCATGCGACCCAACAATATGAACATTAGACCCACTAAAGCCCGTTCGCATTCATACTCGAATGGAATGCACAGTGGCAGAGGGGGGACCAGAAGAAATTCCATTCAATCTACTAGTCATAATCTGGCATCTTTTTCTGGTGTCTCTTCCTCAACTGCCTTATCATCGTCGTTGTcatctgcatctgcatctgcatcggcagcagcagcagcagcatcatcatcatcatcattatcatcatcatcagtgGCATCAGCAAATACGAACCAATCTATTGGAAGTAGACTACTTGAGGAGCAAGAACTCCAATATCGTGCTTTGCAAAGCCAAGGGATAAACCCATTCCAAGCTTCGTTGCTTACTTTCGCAGCTGgccaatttgaaaacatcaaTGAATCTGaagaaacaattgaaagCGGTTCTCTTACAAAATCATcgcaacaaaagaaaaagagaaggaaaagctCTGCTGCTACAACCGGTGTCGGTGTAAGTACCaaggaaaacaaaccaCAGCGTCTTCACCAAGAGACAAGTAGAAAGGAGCTGGCTGGAACGCgaaattcttcttcatcctcgTCGTTAATAACAAACTCACCTTCTATCTCTCCAACGTCAAGCGCACAGTTTGACCCAGCTACCTCTGATAGAAAAACCGTCATCCTTACGAAGAAAGAATTGTCTGGTGTACCACGCGGCAACTTTAATGTTGGGAAAAAGGGAGTtgataatggtggtggGGACAATATCggtgatgttgatgaaggtaataataacaatggTAGCAATGATAATAGCAATAATGAAGCAGGCGGGGCAGGGGCAGTCGGAGCAGTTATAGTGCAAAACAACCAAGGTAACTTTCCTTGTACAAATTGTGAAAAACAGTTTAAGAGATCAGAACATCTCAAGCGACATATACGCTCTGTACACTCCAATATTCGCCCATACGAATGCAAATACTGTGacaaaaagttttcaaGGCTGGACAATTTAGCACAGCATTTAAAGACACATGTCAAGACTGATGCAAATGGTGAGGTGACCATTGTTTTTGGAAATGTAAGCCACCATACAAAAaaggacaaggacaaggacaaggacaAAGACAAGTTGGacaaggaaaaggaaaaagaaagaggaaagagGAAGTTTAAGAAGCAATAA
- the URA9 gene encoding Dihydroorotate dehydrogenase (quinone), mitochondrial (BUSCO:EOG092624RX) codes for MFKTRLFYKSFPRLFHRSTQLNASGPKKVLRSSIIPTPIGIITGVFAGTVFGYYLLDSRSSIHEKVLCPLIRTLTDAEQGHKLGIAFLKYGLYPRLLDDGINDQSDVLGVEVFGHKLKNPIGLAAGLDKDGEVIDPLFNCGFSYVEIGSITPESQPGNPKPRFFRLPRDDAVINRYGFNSTGHFNVIAGLKVRFSRLLEKFQQGHTPNEHPFSNSFQQGKILGINLGKNKHGDEIEDYVQGVSRLGPYADVLIVNVSSPNTPGLRDLQNEAKLTKLLKSVVTERNVLGTNLLGAKPPILVKVAPDLSEPEIESIASSAVQAKVDGIILSNTTIQRPTDKLLTTNSDLVNQTGGLSGKPLKELSLAAFKILRKHTKGTGLVLVGCGGISSGKDALEFGKAGASFIELYTAFAYKGPGLVAKIRDELAAELRKEGKTWQQLVDENK; via the coding sequence ATGTTCAAAACACGTCTTTTCTATAAATCATTTCCACGGCTATTCCACCGCTCAACTCAATTGAACGCATCGGgaccaaaaaaagttttACGCTCGAGCATCATCCCTACACCCATTGGTATCATTACTGGTGTTTTCGCAGGAACAGTTTTTGGCTATTACTTGCTCGACTCTCGGTCCCTGATCCACGAGAAAGTCTTGTGTCCACTTATTCGTACTTTAACCGATGCCGAACAGGGTCATAAACTAGGTATTGCCTTTCTTAAGTATGGGTTATACCCCAGATTGCTCGACGATGGTATAAACGACCAAAGTGATGTATTGGGTGTCGAAGTGTTTGGCCACAAATTGAAGAACCCAATTGGGTTGGCTGCCGGTTTGGACAAGGATGGTGAAGTTATCGATCCACTTTTCAATTGTGGATTCTCGTATGTTGAAATTGGTTCAATTACCCCCGAGTCACAACCAGGAAACCCTAAACCAAGATTCTTTAGATTGCCAAGGGACGATGCTGTGATCAATAGATACGGATTCAACTCAACGGGACATTTCAATGTTATTGCAGGCTTGAAAGTGAGGTTTAGCAGGTTGTTGGAAAAATTCCAGCAAGGACATACACCCAATGAACATCCATTCTCCAACTCTTTTCAACAAGGCAAGATATTGGGTATCAATTTGGGTAAAAACAAACATGGcgatgaaattgaagattaCGTTCAAGGTGTATCGAGATTGGGGCCATACGCAGATGTCTTGATTGTCAATGTCTCATCTCCCAACACTCCAGGTTTAAGAGACCTCCAGAACGAAGCTAAGCTCACAAAATTGTTAAAGTCAGTGGTTACTGAGCGTAATGTATTGGGCACCAATTTGCTTGGCGCAAAGCCACCCATACTTGTCAAAGTAGCACCCGACTTATCAGAACCCGAGATTGAGTCAATTGCTAGTTCAGCTGTGCAAGCAAAAGTAGACGGTATCATATTATCAAACACAACTATCCAAAGACCTACAGATAAACTATTAACCACCAATTCCGACTTGGTCAACCAAACCGGTGGACTTTCTGGTAAACCTTTGAAAGAATTATCACTTGCTGCATTTAAAATACTTCGAAAGCATACAAAGGGAACCGGTTTAGTCTTGGTTGGTTGTGGAGGTATTTCCAGTGGTAAAGATGCTTTGGAGTTTGGTAAGGCCGGTGCTTCATTCATTGAACTATACACTGCTTTTGCTTACAAGGGACCGGGATTGGTTGCCAAAATAAGAGACGAGTTAGCTGCAGAATTGAGAAAAGAGGGTAAAACATGGCAACAACTAGTCGACGAGAACAAATAA